The region TAAAGCCACAGTCTTTCTTATAAACTCATTTTGTTAGGGCGATCTCATTACTTCTGATGTATTCTTTGTACCAGAAGAGAGTCAGTTAAGTCCAACCCTCACTCAATAGAAGGGGATTACACAAGGGCATGAACTAGAAGGCAGGGATCATTGTAAGCTACAAAGAGAGGCTGCCTGTAACATGTGCTAAAGTAGATTACTGAATGGTCCATTTGGTAGTTAAAGCCTACTCTAAATTAATAAATGatcttatttctttgaatatcatTCTacctgctttacagatgaggaaaattaagtaacttgcttaaggaGGAAGTAGAAGTGAGGGAACCATAAACTGATTAATTTTAGTCACTCATCAAATACTTTTTGAGAGCCTATCATACACTGGTTATTTTGCTAGGTACTGGGGATCTGGAAGAGCATATGACATGTGAATACACATATGGCACATTTTTGAACCCTGCTCTAACAGGGCTTACAATCTAGCATGGAatttagacattaaaaaaaaaaaagtcacaataaTCATATTAAACGACTAGATTTATAATGTTTGTTAAACATGgagttgaataaaatataaaaagaagtaaagaagTATTAAGGTCTTTGAGTATTCCTGTGAAAAGTAATGTTTAGAAGTTTTTGAAGAAAACCGATAAGATAAAATAATGCGGCACACTGCTGCATTGAAGATTGCTGCAAAAAAATAACTTGGTTATTTCAGAAGTTCCATTTAGCTCTTTTTAATTGCTGATCCACAAAAATCTGCAGCTTCCACGCCTAGTTAAGATGTCAGTATTCCCCTCTCCAATGGACTGAGCAGTTCTATGCATTCTTGTCTATAGACTCAACTGAAACTGATACTATAATGATTGTAACAATTATGTTGTCATTGGGATCTCCAGCTCCCTTCCCACTTTTTTGGTAGTCAAATATTTGTATGCTAAAAATTAAAACGAATTTATTTCAGCCTGGGCACATAAGAGTGTCGTTGAGAAGGTTTCTGAACCAAAGATTTTCACTAAGTAAACTAAGTAGAGCTACCTTAGACTAAAAATTAGGCCAAAACATACAAGTTCATTCTAAGAAATTTGGGTAGATAAGGCAATGAAAATCTATAGTAAACCTATAGGACAACTAGTGAAAAAATTTAAAGCAGTTCTTAAATCCTACAttgaggaaattaagaaaaatatgtcaAATGGAACAGTTATACTGGcttcttctatttttcatttctgtaggtgcaaaaaaccaggaaaagaggaaaataactcCCAATCTACAAGTATTCATGAAACTCACCAATTTAGAAATCTTAATTTGAGGTCTCTATTGAATGTTTTTTAACTATTAGCAAGGAAGGACAAGAAGTCCACAAGCTAAATTTCTAAGTATGAGTTCCTTTTAAACTTCTGTCCAGATTGTCAATGTCAAAAATTAGTTTCCACTAGGCTCAAACTTCAAACTACTACTAAATAAGCCTTATTTCCATTGTTGTGCATTTCTACTGAATCAGTTCTGATTGCAAATATGGTTAGGAAGATAGTTTCTGTTATTGgctacaaaattaaaattattcacGTGCACAATAAACTTCAGAAGTAAATTGACAACGGGGCCATTGTGGCCAAGGTTTAATCTCATACTTTCCAGCAAAAATACAGATTAAGAAAATTATAATTCTCAGGGAATGATCATTGTATGTGTGAAAAGTCCTCAGATATGCACAATTACCAGTTCTAATTTTAACCTGCCATAGAACCGGTGAAGTCACTCGCTATTTTTTGGGGGGGCAGGGGAGGTAAAAGAAATTCTAATTTGTTTCAGGCCTTAATAATTTATAGAGAAAGGAAGCTGTTGCTTAATAACTAGTTGTTATTCTCATTATTATACTGACTTCAAAACGTTGTTAAAAATATCTCGCAAAATTTGAATTAAGGCGAAACGACTTTGCCTGCATCCGAGTAGACAAGGAGGCTACACTTACTTAGCAGGCAGGAGAGGACTGATTATTTAAGCAATCGATTTCCATCCTGAAATCTCCGCCAAGGTAGTGACTCTGAGCGCTGGCCGACTCTCATGGGGCGCCGCAACCGGGCAGGGACTTCGGGAAGCGCCAGTCCGCGGTGGTCTCTCCGCGGCCCCGGAGGCCCCCCTCAGTCATGCGTGGAAATTCCAACTCCCTCCCTGGAAGGAAACTTCTCGTCCAGAGAAAAGCATCCCTCTCGTTATTCTCTTCACTGACTCTGAGCGACTCCGCGCCACTCTCCTCGGCTTTGAAACACTCAAGAGGAGCAGCCTCCACCTGCCTGAAGCCAAGGCAATAAACCCACACCACACCGCGAGTCTGAGCACCGCAGGAAGGGGTGCAAAGCAGCGCCCTAGGCCCTTTCTCCGCAGCTCCGTTTTTGCTTGGGACTCGACGCGGGGACGCAGAGGAAGGGCTCGCAGGCTGAGACCCCTCGCTTCCCGAGGGTCCCGGAGCGGGCGGGATGGTGGGGGGCACGCAGTGGCCGTGCGGCCTCGGCCCCGCCTAGGGGCGGAGCTAGAGCACTGTCCCGCCcccgcccttccccacccctcccccccgCCCTTTTCCACCCACCCCCGCAGTaggaaagggagagggaggagggaaggaaagtgCTGTTCCGTGGAAAGGGGCGGAAGGAGgggcagaaaagaaaagaaaaagggaacaaAAACATGGCCGTCTGCCGTCGGGGCGGCCGTGCCGCAGGCAGCTCCTAGGCGTTCCGCCACCGGCACGGCCACCCTCCCGAGAGCGGCGGTGCCGCGCGGGCTCGCGCTCCCGGCCGTTACCCTTTTGCTGCATGCGGCGCCCCTCGAGACCTGGCCAGTGAGGCGGCGCAGGCGCAGAGCGGGtcgtggcggcggcggcggtggcggccgCCGGAGCAAGTTCTCCTCCCGGCCCTGCCGAGGGCGCCCAGGCCGCGAAGGCGGCGCTTTCATGCCCCAGGAAGGAGCTGTGTCTGGGGGCGCTGAAGGAGGAGCGGACGGCAGGTGAGTCCTCGGCGCAGGGCCTCTTGCGGAGGAATACTGCGCTGCACCTCCTCCCGGCCCGCGCTCCAGGTCTGGGAGGGCGCTGGGCAGGTAGCAGTTTCGAGGGCTGAGTTCCGAAGGCAGCCTGCGGGGGGTCGCCGAGGAGGCGGAGAGTGGCCGGTGGCCCCCCTCAGTCGGGTCTGGCATTCCTGGCCTAGTTTCTCAGCGGTTTCCGGGGGCGGGGAGTCCCCGGAGCCTGCGGGGTGTGATCCGCGAGAAGCTGCGCCGGGAAGGGCCTCCGCGCGCAGCCAGCTGGAGTCCTGAGAGCCTCTCGTTTGGAGGCGCCAGGGGCTTGGGCCCGAGGACCGCCGGGGAGACGGCCgactgggtgggggcagggtggggaggggcagagatTCCCCGGCGGGGTCGGGGCGAGCGGGCggagagctggggctgggggtctTGAGAAGGGTGGGGAGACAGAGCCGGGGGAGAACTTGGGGCCCGGGCAGGTGTCGCAGGTGAATTGAGGGCACCTTCCTGCTCTGCTTACCGTGGCGAATCCTCAGGGCTTCCCTATTGGGATGGTTGTCTTTTAGAAAGGCAGGTTCCATTCAACTCTGAGTGAGGGAACATGAAACCTACGAATGAGCCTCTAATCTTGACTCTTCTTGAAGAGTTTTAACTTGTCTGCGTTCAGGATGCTGTcatatctttttttcttaccCTTTTTTTGCTTCATAGACTTTTTCCCTCCCGAAGACCGTGCCGCGTCAGAACAAATAAGGAATGACCTAGTTTTTAAAGAGTagtccccactccccaccccttatGTGTTTGTTTGGCACGGGAAAATTTAGGATAGTTTCTGAAGTTACTTGTGCAAACGTGAGGGAAAGTGTCATCTGCAGTAATAAACACTCGGCTGTCTGTGTGTTTTGGCCTTAGAGAAACTGTCAAGCATTATAGTCTGGTAAGTTGATTTACTGAGCCTGTTAAATTACGTGGAAACCCGTATTCAGGCGTTCCCCCTAAACCCCAATTTACGGTAGGAGTAAGCCGCCTGTTCTGGTCTCGGGTTTAGAAGGTGAAGGGTATAGTAAGATAATGGAGAATGTTAGTGTTAGTTCTCAATATTTGATTTGGGGGGTGATTACGTGTATTAAGCTATCTGGAATTCAGAGTGTTGTATAATTTTCTGTGTACGTGTCGTAAGAGCAAAATTAGTTGCACAAAGAAAATTTCATCTCTGAGCATTAAAGGATATCTGTTCTTGATcaataatcataaaaaaaacccacaatgctgtatttcattttcttccctattgtttgtattaCTTTAAAAAGTTGGAAAACTGCGTTCTTCGTGTGAGTCTGGAAACTCAGAAATAAACTTAGATTTGTATTCATAAGGATCATCTGCCTCTCATAGGCTTGCTTTGCCTCGGTTTTCTAGGAATGACAAATTCAGTGCACGTTTTTCCCTCATTGGTATCTCCTGTGGCCATTTTGCAAAATAGTTGATTAGGATTAGGGATCTGATCTTGTGTATTAATGATTTCGGTGAACTGATTAATATGTCAGTTGGCTTTTGCCATAGTACTTCACTTGGAGTGCTACTGTTTAGACTTGTTAATTTGGATAATAGAAAAGCTTTGATGTTAGAAATGTTGCAAATTTAATATTGGAGTAATTTACTCCCGTATATCTTTCAAATGAGTGCATTCTGTTGTTGAGAGTAAATACagcattttgtaatataaatTTGAGCTTTCAGCTGAAGAAATTGGCAGTACAGTTGGTGTGTGGAGCCTTTCTTAAAaggcaaatgttttaaattacaggGAACTGCAGTTGTGTGTAGGCTGTAACATTTCATGGTGCCAGACTTAGAAGGTTATTCGGTTGAGGTGCTCTCTGTAAGGAAACATGTTAAGTATCTGCAATAAAAGCTAATTTGTAGCTATCCACAAGGGATTTTTGCATGATAAATAATAACCTAACAAGGCACTTTTGCTCTTAATATATCTGCCAGTCAAGATCAAAACATCTCAAATTTTTATTGGAGTTTCCCGCCAAGACAAATACTGATTTTTCATTGGCTTTGCTGTTCAGTTTGAAACTTAGGTTTCAGCCTTATCCTTGGAAATTAAGTGCAGGttgtaaagggaaaaagaaagctaCTGAGTCAGACAGGTTGTCTAATATGGTCCTTCTGATTTGCAAAACAATTTCTgttataatttgtatttccagTATAATATGCTTGCTAAAATTTAGGTAGTAAAGGCAAATAAGCTTTCATAatacatgaattaaaattttatCCTCTGTGCTGGTGCCACAAGTTGCACCCCTTGTAGTTTTTCAGCTTGACAGACTTGTAGTGATGGGATTGGAGGAATTGGAGGTTCCTTTATATGAGTTAAACTTGGCAAAGAGTTTTACATATAGTACAGCCGATGTAAAATGGCAAGTCTTTAACATCAGACTGGGAAATGTCAAAGTcagataattttattatttgaaatttaaaacttttgtgggAAGACGTTGGATAggttataaacttaaaaaaaagattttaaagatgGTATTTGTAAACTTTTTATTGTAGAAGAATACAACATGattaaaagaaattcaaaaagaaaaaatgttaattcTTACTGTATATTTACAATTTTCCTTACTCTAATTCTattgtatatgtataatatagTGGTAAGTATAATATACAAAtcctttttatatttgtatataattctGTGGTTAATGTTCACATAACTGTCATTTTAAACAGTCTTAAAATTTGTCTATGTAAGAAATTAAGGCCATACATTGTAGGGAGCAGGGAgttatttaatgatttttaacCTGTTAAATATCTTTTAGCTCAATTGTGAAGGGATTGGGAGAGCAGCTTGAATGGCTGCAGGTTCATCAGCTAGAAGGTCTTAAAGGCATGTAGGTTAGACCTGAGAACAATGGTAAGGATGGAAAAAGTGGAGAAAGCCCTCTCTTTAGCCTTGTCTTTCCCTTGCCTACTGTGCACCTGTCACACCAACCTACTTTCACGGCTTTTTCCCTTAGAGCTCTTGTATATACTGTTACAGCTCTTGTATATACTGTTACATTTACATGTCAGTTTCTCCGAGAGATCTTTCCTGATTACACTTAGTTAGGGAGAGCAGTTATTATCATAGCAacttgttattttattctgtagaatttattttctttatttccttccttcctttttgttcCTTTTACTAGCTTGCAGGTTATATGCAATCTGACTCCTTATTTTTTGTAgttgtgggtctatttctagtctctttttctgttccattggtctatatgtctgtccttaAAACAATAC is a window of Manis pentadactyla isolate mManPen7 chromosome 3, mManPen7.hap1, whole genome shotgun sequence DNA encoding:
- the LOC130683126 gene encoding WW domain-binding protein 11-like, with product MPDPTEGGHRPLSASSATPRRLPSELSPRNCYLPSALPDLERGPGGGAAQYSSARGPAPRTHLPSAPPSAPPDTAPSWGMKAPPSRPGRPRQGREENLLRRPPPPPPPRPALRLRRLTGQVSRGAACSKRVTAGSASPRGTAALGRVAVPVAERLGAACGTAAPTADGHVFVPFFFSFLPLLPPLSTEQHFPSLLPLPFLLRGWVEKGGGEGWGRAGAGQCSSSAPRRGRGRTATACPPPSRPLRDPREARGLSLRALPLRPRVESQAKTELRRKGLGRCFAPLPAVLRLAVWCGFIALASGRWRLLLLSVSKPRRVARSRSESVKRITRGMLFSGREVSFQGGSWNFHA